A genomic region of Taeniopygia guttata chromosome 28, bTaeGut7.mat, whole genome shotgun sequence contains the following coding sequences:
- the SLC25A42 gene encoding mitochondrial coenzyme A transporter SLC25A42 isoform X2, which translates to MGNGVRGAPVELQRDVEPVPARIPAEESQEKEKVLNSLMSGALAGAVAKTAVAPLDRTKIMFQVSSKRFSAKEAYRLIYHTYLNEGFWSLWRGNSATMVRVIPYAAIQFCAHEEYKQILGNYYGFQGKALTPFPRFIAGSLAGTTAAMVTYPLDMVRARMAVTPKEMYSSIVHVFIRISREEGLKTLYRGFTPTILGVIPYAGLSFFTYETLKKVHAEHSGKAQPSPPERLLFGACAGLIGQSASYPLDVVRRRMQTAGVLGHSYSSILLTMQDIVREEGLVRGLYKGLSMNWVKGPIAVGISFTTFDLTQILLRKLQRGPGLQR; encoded by the exons ATGGGTAATGGTGTGAGAGGAGCTCCAGTGGAATTGCAGAGGGATGTGGAGCCCGTCCCAGCCCGAATTCCAGCAGAG gagagccaggagaaggagaaagtgCTGAACTCCCTGATGTCCGGGGctctggctggggctgtggctaAAACTGCAGTGGCTCCTCTGGACAGGACAAAAATCATGTTCCAAG tgtcttCAAAACGATTTTCTGCTAAG GAAGCCTACAGGCTGATTTATCACACCTACCTCAACGAGGGCTTCTGGAGCCTCTGGAGAGGGAACTCCGCCACCATGGTGCGGGTGATCCCCTACGCCGCCATCCAGTTCTGCGCCCACGAGGAGTACAAGCAGATCCTGGGCAACTACTACGGATTCCAGGGAAA GGCACTGACACCTTTCCCTCGCTTCATTGCTGGCTCCCTGGCTGGCACCACAGCTGCCATGGTCACCTACCCCCTGGACATGGTCCGTGCCCGCATGGCTGTCACGCCCAAGGAGAT GTACAGCAGCATTGTCCACGTCTTCATCCGGATATCCCGGGAGGAGGGGCTGAAAACCTTGTACAGGGGCTTCACGCCCACCATCCTGGGCGTCATTCCCTACGCTGGCCTCAGCTTCTTCACCTACGAGACGCTGAAGAAAGTGCACGCAG aGCACAGCGGGAAGGCGCAGCCCTCGCCCCCGGAGCGGCTGCTGTTCGGGGCGTGCGCCGGCCTCATCGGGCAGTCGGCCTCGTACCCGCTGGACGTGGTGCGGCGCCGCATGCAGACGGCCGGCGTGCTGGGCCACAGCTACAGCTCCATCCTGCTCACCATGCAGGACATCGTCCGCGAGGAGGGGCTGGTGCGAGGCCTGTACAAAGGGCTCAGCATGAACTGGGTGAAGGGCCCCATCGCCGTGGGCATCAGCTTCACCACCTTCGACCTGACGCAGATCCTGCTCCGCAAGCTGCAGCGCGGCCCCGGCCTCCAGAGGTAG
- the SLC25A42 gene encoding mitochondrial coenzyme A transporter SLC25A42 isoform X1, giving the protein MGNGVRGAPVELQRDVEPVPARIPAEESQEKEKVLNSLMSGALAGAVAKTAVAPLDRTKIMFQVSSKRFSAKEAYRLIYHTYLNEGFWSLWRGNSATMVRVIPYAAIQFCAHEEYKQILGNYYGFQGKALTPFPRFIAGSLAGTTAAMVTYPLDMVRARMAVTPKEMSALPVSPRQVQQHCPRLHPDIPGGGAENLVQGLHAHHPGRHSLRWPQLLHLRDAEESARRAQREGAALAPGAAAVRGVRRPHRAVGLVPAGRGAAPHADGRRAGPQLQLHPAHHAGHRPRGGAGARPVQRAQHELGEGPHRRGHQLHHLRPDADPAPQAAARPRPPEVVALWPTTCRKSSLFFPGLPRAPAAGNSPVCWGFFWFFLSFPGIFGFSLFNLEA; this is encoded by the exons ATGGGTAATGGTGTGAGAGGAGCTCCAGTGGAATTGCAGAGGGATGTGGAGCCCGTCCCAGCCCGAATTCCAGCAGAG gagagccaggagaaggagaaagtgCTGAACTCCCTGATGTCCGGGGctctggctggggctgtggctaAAACTGCAGTGGCTCCTCTGGACAGGACAAAAATCATGTTCCAAG tgtcttCAAAACGATTTTCTGCTAAG GAAGCCTACAGGCTGATTTATCACACCTACCTCAACGAGGGCTTCTGGAGCCTCTGGAGAGGGAACTCCGCCACCATGGTGCGGGTGATCCCCTACGCCGCCATCCAGTTCTGCGCCCACGAGGAGTACAAGCAGATCCTGGGCAACTACTACGGATTCCAGGGAAA GGCACTGACACCTTTCCCTCGCTTCATTGCTGGCTCCCTGGCTGGCACCACAGCTGCCATGGTCACCTACCCCCTGGACATGGTCCGTGCCCGCATGGCTGTCACGCCCAAGGAGAT GTCTGctctccccgtgtccccacgcCAGGTACAGCAGCATTGTCCACGTCTTCATCCGGATATCCCGGGAGGAGGGGCTGAAAACCTTGTACAGGGGCTTCACGCCCACCATCCTGGGCGTCATTCCCTACGCTGGCCTCAGCTTCTTCACCTACGAGACGCTGAAGAAAGTGCACGCAG aGCACAGCGGGAAGGCGCAGCCCTCGCCCCCGGAGCGGCTGCTGTTCGGGGCGTGCGCCGGCCTCATCGGGCAGTCGGCCTCGTACCCGCTGGACGTGGTGCGGCGCCGCATGCAGACGGCCGGCGTGCTGGGCCACAGCTACAGCTCCATCCTGCTCACCATGCAGGACATCGTCCGCGAGGAGGGGCTGGTGCGAGGCCTGTACAAAGGGCTCAGCATGAACTGGGTGAAGGGCCCCATCGCCGTGGGCATCAGCTTCACCACCTTCGACCTGACGCAGATCCTGCTCCGCAAGCTGCAGCGCGGCCCCGGCCTCCAGAGGTAGTGGCTTTGTGGCCCACCACGTGTAGGAAGAGCAGTTTGTTCTTCCCCGGCCTCCCACgggctcctgcagctgggaacTCGCCcgtttgttgggggtttttttggtttttcctgtCGTTCCCaggtatttttggtttttccctttttaatttgGAAGCCTAA
- the SLC25A42 gene encoding mitochondrial coenzyme A transporter SLC25A42 isoform X3 → MGNGVRGAPVELQRDVEPVPARIPAEESQEKEKVLNSLMSGALAGAVAKTAVAPLDRTKIMFQVSSKRFSAKEAYRLIYHTYLNEGFWSLWRGNSATMVRVIPYAAIQFCAHEEYKQILGNYYGFQGKALTPFPRFIAGSLAGTTAAMVTYPLDMVRARMAVTPKEMYSSIVHVFIRISREEGLKTLYRGFTPTILGVIPYAGLSFFTYETLKKVHAGHRPRGGAGARPVQRAQHELGEGPHRRGHQLHHLRPDADPAPQAAARPRPPEVVALWPTTCRKSSLFFPGLPRAPAAGNSPVCWGFFWFFLSFPGIFGFSLFNLEA, encoded by the exons ATGGGTAATGGTGTGAGAGGAGCTCCAGTGGAATTGCAGAGGGATGTGGAGCCCGTCCCAGCCCGAATTCCAGCAGAG gagagccaggagaaggagaaagtgCTGAACTCCCTGATGTCCGGGGctctggctggggctgtggctaAAACTGCAGTGGCTCCTCTGGACAGGACAAAAATCATGTTCCAAG tgtcttCAAAACGATTTTCTGCTAAG GAAGCCTACAGGCTGATTTATCACACCTACCTCAACGAGGGCTTCTGGAGCCTCTGGAGAGGGAACTCCGCCACCATGGTGCGGGTGATCCCCTACGCCGCCATCCAGTTCTGCGCCCACGAGGAGTACAAGCAGATCCTGGGCAACTACTACGGATTCCAGGGAAA GGCACTGACACCTTTCCCTCGCTTCATTGCTGGCTCCCTGGCTGGCACCACAGCTGCCATGGTCACCTACCCCCTGGACATGGTCCGTGCCCGCATGGCTGTCACGCCCAAGGAGAT GTACAGCAGCATTGTCCACGTCTTCATCCGGATATCCCGGGAGGAGGGGCTGAAAACCTTGTACAGGGGCTTCACGCCCACCATCCTGGGCGTCATTCCCTACGCTGGCCTCAGCTTCTTCACCTACGAGACGCTGAAGAAAGTGCACGCAG GACATCGTCCGCGAGGAGGGGCTGGTGCGAGGCCTGTACAAAGGGCTCAGCATGAACTGGGTGAAGGGCCCCATCGCCGTGGGCATCAGCTTCACCACCTTCGACCTGACGCAGATCCTGCTCCGCAAGCTGCAGCGCGGCCCCGGCCTCCAGAGGTAGTGGCTTTGTGGCCCACCACGTGTAGGAAGAGCAGTTTGTTCTTCCCCGGCCTCCCACgggctcctgcagctgggaacTCGCCcgtttgttgggggtttttttggtttttcctgtCGTTCCCaggtatttttggtttttccctttttaatttgGAAGCCTAA